In Persicimonas caeni, a single window of DNA contains:
- a CDS encoding PAS domain-containing hybrid sensor histidine kinase/response regulator, with translation MPEDKATTDDQPTSLIPDSPIKEMLEGEQRHFFEAIIEGINEGVAVYDRDLRYVFVNRFFTESTGLTADQIMGRKASDVFPQLRHESWQELVERALDGETVETGDRKWVLPQLDRPVWIRTTYGPMRSPRGDVVGVLVVARNVTERKRADEAALQLARKEAAHAEAVAAERKIRRLIESIGDPFLAVDPDGKIIYVNEKAADYWSMDRDELMGRRVGDVFPAAKNSEASIHLKKAIEENRRVNFEARSVVTGRWIEISAYPLDGGLSIYFRNIEERKRAEEARQRYERELVAARRQAEEMERLKSSLLANMSHEIRTPLTSILLQAEVLSRDLETAHQEAIGRIVRSTERLGRTLDSVLTFAQLESGMLEPHAESIDLFAEVRQIVDELKPLADSKGLELSVRRLDGQPQPQHIRLDATLIHRIVTNLVANAIKFTESGGVTVCVRQTPSSVTLDVEDTGIGISAPFVDQVFEPFKQQSTGHGRTHEGSGLGLTITKRLIEALDGEIDVESQPGKGSRFTVHLPVQPAEREEAPPGDIGAQSAPVAEPSDQKPLLVVDDNVDICELLELMLAPRTVHTAQSAEEGLKKAANHDYAAILMDISLPRISGVDALHELRNQDRNHSTPVIAMTGHALPGDRQRLLDEGFDAYLAKPFSPTGLDAVLELAEDSEASLSN, from the coding sequence ATGCCCGAGGACAAAGCCACAACGGACGATCAACCGACGTCGCTGATCCCCGACTCGCCGATCAAAGAGATGCTCGAAGGAGAGCAGCGACATTTTTTCGAAGCGATCATCGAGGGGATCAATGAGGGCGTCGCGGTCTACGATCGCGACCTGCGCTACGTCTTCGTCAACCGCTTCTTCACTGAATCCACAGGCCTGACCGCCGATCAAATTATGGGACGCAAGGCCAGCGACGTGTTCCCCCAACTGCGCCACGAAAGCTGGCAAGAGTTGGTCGAGCGCGCCCTGGACGGCGAAACCGTCGAGACCGGCGACCGCAAGTGGGTCTTGCCGCAGCTCGACCGCCCGGTGTGGATTCGCACCACCTACGGGCCGATGCGCTCGCCCCGAGGCGACGTGGTCGGGGTACTGGTGGTGGCTCGCAATGTGACCGAGCGCAAGCGCGCCGACGAGGCCGCGCTCCAACTCGCCCGAAAGGAGGCCGCCCACGCCGAGGCGGTCGCCGCCGAGCGCAAGATTCGCCGGCTCATCGAGAGTATCGGCGACCCGTTTTTGGCCGTCGATCCCGATGGTAAAATCATCTACGTCAACGAAAAGGCCGCCGACTATTGGTCGATGGACCGAGACGAGCTGATGGGGCGGCGCGTCGGCGACGTGTTTCCGGCGGCCAAGAATTCCGAGGCGTCGATTCATCTCAAGAAAGCCATCGAAGAGAACCGCCGGGTCAACTTCGAAGCCCGCTCGGTGGTCACCGGCCGTTGGATCGAGATCAGCGCCTATCCACTCGACGGGGGCCTGTCGATCTACTTTCGCAACATCGAGGAGCGCAAACGCGCCGAAGAGGCCCGCCAACGCTACGAGCGCGAGCTGGTCGCCGCGCGCCGGCAGGCCGAGGAGATGGAGCGGCTCAAGTCGAGCCTTTTGGCCAACATGAGCCACGAGATCCGCACCCCGCTGACCAGCATTTTGCTGCAGGCCGAAGTCCTCTCGCGCGACCTGGAGACAGCCCACCAAGAGGCCATCGGGCGCATCGTGCGCTCGACCGAGCGGCTCGGGCGCACGCTCGACTCGGTGCTGACCTTCGCCCAACTCGAGAGTGGCATGCTCGAGCCGCACGCCGAATCGATCGACCTGTTCGCCGAGGTCCGGCAGATAGTCGACGAACTCAAACCGCTGGCGGACAGCAAAGGACTCGAACTGTCGGTGCGACGCCTCGACGGCCAGCCCCAGCCCCAACACATCCGTCTGGACGCCACGCTGATCCACCGCATCGTCACCAATCTGGTCGCCAACGCCATCAAATTCACCGAGTCGGGAGGCGTGACGGTCTGCGTGCGCCAGACGCCGAGCTCGGTCACCCTCGATGTCGAGGACACCGGGATCGGCATCTCCGCGCCCTTCGTCGACCAAGTTTTCGAGCCGTTCAAGCAACAGTCGACCGGCCACGGGCGCACTCACGAAGGTAGCGGCCTGGGACTGACCATCACCAAGCGCCTCATCGAGGCGTTGGATGGCGAGATCGACGTCGAGAGCCAGCCCGGCAAGGGGAGCCGCTTTACCGTCCACTTGCCCGTCCAACCTGCCGAGCGAGAGGAAGCGCCGCCCGGAGACATCGGCGCGCAGTCGGCCCCCGTCGCCGAGCCCTCCGATCAGAAACCGCTGTTGGTGGTCGACGACAACGTCGACATCTGCGAGTTGCTCGAATTGATGCTGGCGCCGCGCACGGTGCACACCGCCCAGAGCGCCGAAGAGGGCCTGAAGAAGGCGGCAAACCATGATTACGCGGCCATCTTGATGGACATCAGCCTGCCGCGGATCAGCGGTGTGGACGCATTGCACGAGCTGCGAAACCAAGACAGGAACCATTCGACGCCGGTCATCGCCATGACCGGTCACGCCCTGCCCGGAGACCGCCAGCGCCTTCTCGACGAAGGCTTCGACGCTTACTTGGCCAAGCCCTTCAGCCCCACCGGCCTCGACGCCGTGCTCGAGCTCGCCGAGGACTCCGAAGCCTCACTGAGCAACTGA
- a CDS encoding lysophospholipid acyltransferase family protein has translation MLTLDVMRNVELSADPLTIRFLGGIARTNYLFPPTRTKVEVEGEDNVPWDRSVIFAMNHTDRFNYIPFFVWLLRNDRPSLCTWVKGKYYQNTVVRKLLVSANQIPVPSRGYLITADAVEFLGRPPSEEAYRLIRGAIDSGETDLTTLRAEAVERDVDAEVTELFETPRDMLGYDFDPRRENYVEAQIELFRLMIDEFVGLNVQAFRLGCNVLVFPEGTRSPRLSKGRTGLAQMALRLGAPVVPVGCNGSDDAYPGANPLSRGGEVRYRIGEALMPDAELAEFQIDAAYHPFTREASEKYVDKFEAMTELVMDRINILLDPEYQRSEDDERLVRGTRRFV, from the coding sequence ATGTTGACCCTGGATGTCATGCGTAACGTCGAATTGTCGGCCGATCCGCTGACGATTCGATTCTTGGGTGGGATTGCGCGCACCAACTACCTGTTTCCACCCACGCGCACGAAGGTCGAGGTCGAGGGCGAAGACAACGTACCCTGGGACCGGTCGGTGATCTTTGCGATGAATCACACCGACCGGTTCAACTATATCCCCTTCTTCGTCTGGCTTCTGCGCAACGACAGGCCGTCGCTGTGCACCTGGGTCAAAGGCAAGTACTACCAGAACACGGTCGTGCGAAAGTTGTTGGTGTCCGCCAACCAGATCCCGGTGCCCTCGCGCGGCTACCTGATCACCGCCGACGCCGTCGAGTTCCTGGGGCGGCCGCCCTCGGAGGAGGCCTACCGGTTGATTCGCGGGGCGATCGACAGCGGCGAGACCGACCTGACGACACTTCGCGCCGAGGCCGTCGAGCGCGACGTCGACGCGGAGGTGACCGAGTTGTTCGAGACCCCGCGCGACATGCTCGGTTACGACTTCGACCCGCGCCGGGAGAATTACGTCGAAGCCCAGATCGAACTGTTCCGGTTGATGATCGACGAGTTCGTCGGGCTGAACGTCCAGGCGTTTCGCCTGGGCTGCAACGTGCTCGTTTTTCCGGAGGGGACTCGCTCTCCGCGACTGTCGAAGGGGCGCACCGGGCTGGCGCAGATGGCTCTTCGGTTGGGGGCCCCTGTGGTGCCTGTGGGCTGCAACGGCTCCGACGATGCCTACCCCGGGGCCAACCCGCTGTCGCGCGGCGGGGAGGTGCGCTATCGCATCGGCGAGGCGCTCATGCCCGATGCCGAGCTCGCCGAGTTTCAGATCGACGCGGCGTACCACCCCTTTACCCGCGAAGCCTCCGAGAAATACGTCGACAAATTCGAAGCGATGACCGAGTTGGTCATGGACCGCATCAACATATTGCTCGACCCCGAATATCAACGAAGTGAGGACGACGAGCGGCTGGTGCGTGGTACGCGTCGGTTCGTGTGA
- a CDS encoding histidine triad nucleotide-binding protein produces MSDERDIFCKIIDGEMPSDKVYEDDDVYAFNDINPAAPTHILVIPKEHIASLWEAEENQAELLGKLMLRARDIAKEAGLEEDGFRLVLNTGAGVGQSVFHIHLHVIGGRDLSWPPG; encoded by the coding sequence ATGAGCGACGAAAGAGACATCTTCTGCAAGATCATCGACGGCGAGATGCCCTCGGATAAAGTCTACGAGGATGACGACGTCTACGCCTTCAACGACATCAATCCGGCGGCGCCCACCCACATCTTGGTCATCCCCAAGGAACATATCGCCAGCCTGTGGGAGGCCGAGGAGAACCAGGCCGAGTTGCTGGGCAAGCTGATGTTGCGGGCGCGCGACATCGCCAAGGAAGCGGGCCTCGAAGAGGACGGTTTTCGCCTGGTGCTGAATACTGGCGCGGGCGTAGGCCAGTCGGTCTTCCACATCCACCTGCACGTCATCGGCGGCCGCGACCTCTCCTGGCCTCCGGGGTGA
- the dtd gene encoding D-aminoacyl-tRNA deacylase: MRVLLQRVSRAQVTVDGEITGAIGRGLLVLLGAGEGDTDEDLEYLLDKTINLRIFADDDGKMNLSLKDIDGEMLVVSQFTLYADTRRGRRPSFTGAMGAKEADEMYEAFVARAAEEVRKVETGVFGAMMDVELVNDGPVTIWIDSRDR, from the coding sequence ATGCGCGTACTTTTGCAGCGAGTCTCCCGAGCCCAGGTCACCGTCGACGGTGAGATCACCGGAGCGATCGGTCGCGGCCTGCTCGTCCTTTTGGGCGCAGGCGAGGGCGACACCGACGAGGATCTCGAGTACCTGCTCGACAAGACGATCAACCTGCGGATCTTTGCCGACGACGACGGCAAGATGAACCTGTCGCTGAAGGACATCGACGGCGAGATGCTCGTAGTCAGCCAGTTTACGCTGTACGCCGACACCCGCCGGGGCCGCCGGCCCAGTTTTACCGGGGCGATGGGCGCCAAGGAGGCCGACGAGATGTACGAGGCGTTCGTCGCCCGGGCGGCCGAGGAGGTGCGCAAGGTTGAGACGGGCGTCTTCGGGGCGATGATGGATGTGGAGCTTGTGAATGATGGGCCGGTGACGATTTGGATCGACAGCCGGGATCGATAA
- a CDS encoding DNA internalization-related competence protein ComEC/Rec2, translating to MDLLKQPLLAVCLVALAFAAIGVQLFAPTPQLSALAEERVRGVMHGTVAGIGRRSPRGWSLEVSLDALDDRRYAEPPHVRLFVPADHLDAHEAPAWPGDRIEVFARVENYPGRAFPGQRSLREAMASRGVDARATAVEPVAIVGSRIGPIVWVERTLAKGRARFERRLLEGLGGIEEQGEDQQAALAVALTTGNRAFLQPATVAPFRYTGTAHLLAISGLHLGVLAALLWWTCSVVVNRFEWVLLRFGRRRACGGAVVLLLGVYVLAIGAPVSAVRAWVMVAVGVTALVLMRPLCPLHALAAAALGLIAHNPAVVIDLGFQLSFSATLGILLFLRFRPPILDAPEDPFAEPEPWARRQLRRVGLFVGVSTSATVATWPSVAAHFGEVATSGLVVNLIVTPLVSAIVFPLLAVGALSSIVVEPVGLMIVELTTGVLLALGGVLTWVAALPGAQWVTGATPLWATVCLAMGALVAVTSRWTPRRLACAAAMIALGLAVGLFRPAIGQDDSLDVHFIPVGQGDATFVGFPDGTTMLVDAGGSRLGRDPGRFVVVPYLRRLGVRQLDWVIVTHADTDHLGGLFAVVEQMRPRHLVFDARERQDSLRELVGRAGRTGAKLHALDSELRRTFGGVTIDIVRPQVTGRSQNDASLVTRIARGPAGVLLPGDVERGAERWLVDHRPVEATVLKVPHHGSRTSSSAPFLDAVRPAVAVVSAGRFSRFGHPHAQVLARYRRRGIDVLETAHRGLVRVVIGAGGRLEVRTVRP from the coding sequence ATGGATCTGCTAAAACAGCCGCTGCTCGCCGTCTGTCTGGTCGCGCTCGCCTTTGCGGCGATCGGCGTCCAGCTATTCGCCCCCACTCCACAACTCTCGGCGCTCGCAGAGGAGCGCGTGCGCGGAGTCATGCACGGCACCGTGGCGGGCATCGGCCGCCGGTCGCCGCGCGGCTGGAGCTTGGAGGTGAGCCTCGACGCGCTCGACGACCGTCGCTATGCCGAGCCGCCGCATGTGCGCCTCTTCGTGCCCGCGGATCACCTCGACGCTCACGAGGCCCCGGCCTGGCCGGGCGATCGCATCGAGGTGTTCGCGCGCGTGGAAAACTATCCGGGGCGCGCATTTCCCGGGCAAAGATCGCTTCGCGAGGCGATGGCCTCTCGCGGCGTCGACGCGCGGGCGACCGCCGTCGAGCCGGTCGCAATCGTGGGAAGCCGCATCGGACCCATCGTGTGGGTCGAACGCACCCTCGCCAAGGGGCGAGCGCGCTTCGAGCGCCGACTTCTCGAGGGACTCGGGGGCATCGAAGAGCAGGGCGAAGACCAACAGGCTGCGCTCGCCGTCGCGCTGACCACGGGCAACCGCGCCTTCTTGCAGCCCGCGACGGTCGCCCCATTTCGCTACACCGGCACGGCCCACCTGTTGGCGATCTCCGGGCTGCACCTGGGCGTATTGGCCGCGCTCCTGTGGTGGACCTGCTCGGTGGTCGTCAATCGTTTCGAGTGGGTGCTGCTTCGATTCGGGCGCCGCCGAGCGTGCGGCGGGGCCGTGGTACTCCTGCTCGGCGTCTACGTCTTGGCCATCGGTGCGCCGGTGTCGGCGGTGCGTGCGTGGGTAATGGTGGCCGTGGGCGTCACGGCGCTTGTCTTGATGCGTCCTCTGTGTCCGCTGCACGCTCTGGCGGCGGCCGCGCTCGGCCTGATCGCCCATAATCCGGCGGTGGTCATCGATCTGGGCTTCCAGTTGAGCTTCTCGGCGACGCTCGGCATTTTGCTCTTCTTGCGATTTCGCCCGCCCATCCTCGACGCCCCCGAGGATCCCTTCGCCGAACCCGAGCCGTGGGCGAGACGACAGCTTCGCCGCGTCGGCCTCTTCGTGGGCGTGTCGACGAGCGCGACGGTGGCGACCTGGCCCAGCGTGGCCGCGCACTTCGGGGAGGTGGCCACGAGCGGGCTTGTGGTCAACCTGATCGTCACTCCGTTGGTCAGCGCGATCGTCTTTCCCCTGCTCGCCGTGGGGGCGCTGAGCTCGATTGTCGTCGAGCCGGTCGGTCTCATGATCGTCGAGTTGACCACCGGTGTGCTCTTGGCTCTGGGCGGCGTGCTCACATGGGTCGCGGCGCTTCCCGGCGCGCAGTGGGTGACCGGCGCGACGCCCCTGTGGGCGACCGTTTGCTTGGCGATGGGCGCGCTCGTGGCGGTGACCAGCCGATGGACGCCGCGGCGGCTCGCCTGCGCCGCGGCGATGATCGCGCTCGGGCTGGCCGTGGGGCTGTTTCGACCGGCGATCGGACAAGACGACTCGCTCGATGTCCACTTCATCCCGGTGGGGCAGGGCGACGCGACGTTCGTCGGGTTCCCCGACGGAACGACCATGCTCGTCGATGCCGGCGGCAGCAGGCTGGGGCGTGACCCGGGCCGGTTCGTGGTGGTGCCGTATTTGCGCAGGCTGGGCGTTCGGCAGCTCGACTGGGTGATTGTCACCCACGCCGACACCGATCACCTGGGCGGGCTCTTTGCGGTCGTCGAGCAGATGCGCCCGCGCCACCTCGTCTTCGACGCCCGCGAGCGACAAGATAGCCTGCGCGAGCTCGTCGGCCGCGCCGGACGGACGGGCGCGAAGCTGCACGCGCTCGACAGCGAGCTCAGGCGCACCTTCGGCGGCGTGACGATCGACATCGTGCGGCCGCAGGTCACCGGCCGGTCGCAAAACGACGCCAGCTTGGTCACCCGGATCGCGCGCGGCCCGGCCGGCGTGCTGCTACCCGGCGACGTCGAGCGCGGCGCCGAGCGCTGGCTCGTCGACCATCGGCCGGTCGAGGCCACCGTGCTCAAGGTGCCCCATCACGGCTCGCGGACCTCGAGCAGCGCGCCGTTTTTGGACGCCGTCCGCCCCGCAGTCGCGGTCGTGTCGGCGGGGCGGTTCAGCCGGTTCGGCCACCCGCACGCGCAGGTATTGGCGCGCTACCGGCGTCGAGGGATCGATGTGCTGGAGACGGCGCACCGCGGGTTGGTGCGCGTTGTGATCGGGGCGGGCGGGAGGCTGGAGGTGAGGACCGTTCGGCCGTGA
- a CDS encoding SEC-C metal-binding domain-containing protein, translated as MEIDTPASLQPRPEPQVPKRIEFNRGGGPAEASVEEEETFERELPKIGRNDPCHCGSGRKYKRCCMRKDNKASA; from the coding sequence ATGGAGATCGACACCCCCGCTTCGCTGCAGCCTCGCCCCGAGCCGCAGGTGCCCAAGCGCATCGAGTTCAACCGCGGCGGCGGCCCGGCCGAAGCCAGCGTCGAGGAAGAGGAGACGTTCGAGCGCGAGTTGCCCAAGATCGGGCGCAACGATCCTTGTCACTGCGGCAGCGGACGAAAGTACAAGCGCTGCTGCATGCGCAAGGACAACAAGGCGAGCGCCTAA
- the folB gene encoding dihydroneopterin aldolase, translating to MRIFVEKLHFVGYHGVYEEERRDGRRFRVDLAVEVAQPEGASSDELDHTVDYRGLAEVVLSVGEGESYKLIERMGDEILTRLFDRFPAVHSADLTIRKYATGVPGAPECVGIEIQRTR from the coding sequence TTGCGTATCTTCGTCGAAAAACTCCACTTCGTCGGCTATCACGGTGTCTATGAAGAAGAACGCCGTGATGGCCGACGCTTTCGGGTCGATCTGGCCGTCGAAGTGGCCCAACCCGAGGGCGCCTCGAGCGACGAACTCGACCACACCGTCGACTACCGCGGCTTGGCCGAGGTGGTTCTGTCGGTGGGCGAAGGTGAGAGCTACAAACTCATCGAGCGTATGGGCGATGAAATCCTGACTCGCCTCTTCGACCGCTTCCCGGCGGTGCACAGCGCCGATCTGACCATCCGAAAATACGCCACCGGCGTCCCCGGCGCCCCAGAATGCGTCGGCATCGAAATACAACGCACACGCTGA
- a CDS encoding site-2 protease family protein: MFERSGYHFFTFRGIDVAVSPWYMLLMAFFAFGGLLRAGGGASGAELQYGLLLVIGVTVSLLIHEFGHAFVSKYYGLRPSILLHGFGGLCAHEPADSDGKDAFIVFAGPGIELVFGGLCAVFGWFVLPQLGLSPPVYSVLADFTNILIWFNIVWGALNLLLPIWPLDGGQLFHLLLRRFMPEARAQELALKVSIFVLIPVGIIGFMYLKSFFVALLAFFLLMNNINALKAGQQLVARQAKVRASDFQQELFEEAEAALADGDVREAYRLCHQLRSTGDMPAKMLDRVWEILTVTAVEMERFDEAKSYAKRAPDTAAVKQARARLETQTA; encoded by the coding sequence ATGTTTGAGCGCAGCGGATACCACTTCTTTACCTTCCGCGGCATCGATGTCGCCGTCAGCCCCTGGTACATGTTGCTGATGGCCTTCTTTGCCTTCGGCGGGCTGCTTCGCGCCGGCGGCGGCGCCAGCGGAGCCGAATTGCAGTACGGCCTCTTGTTGGTCATCGGGGTGACGGTGTCACTGCTGATCCACGAGTTCGGCCACGCCTTCGTCAGCAAGTATTACGGGCTGCGCCCGAGCATCTTGCTGCACGGATTCGGCGGGTTGTGCGCCCACGAGCCGGCCGACAGCGACGGAAAGGACGCGTTCATTGTCTTTGCCGGCCCCGGCATCGAGCTCGTCTTCGGCGGCCTGTGCGCCGTGTTCGGCTGGTTCGTCCTGCCGCAACTCGGACTGAGCCCGCCGGTCTACTCGGTGCTGGCCGACTTCACCAATATCCTGATCTGGTTCAACATCGTCTGGGGCGCACTCAACCTGCTGTTGCCCATCTGGCCGCTCGATGGCGGCCAACTCTTCCACCTACTGCTTCGCCGCTTCATGCCCGAGGCGCGCGCCCAGGAGTTGGCGCTCAAGGTGAGCATCTTCGTGCTCATCCCAGTGGGGATCATCGGGTTCATGTACCTGAAGAGCTTCTTCGTGGCGCTGCTGGCATTCTTCCTGTTGATGAACAACATCAACGCCCTCAAGGCCGGCCAACAACTCGTCGCGCGCCAGGCCAAGGTCCGCGCGAGCGACTTCCAGCAAGAGTTGTTCGAAGAGGCCGAGGCGGCCTTGGCCGACGGCGACGTGCGCGAAGCCTATCGGCTGTGCCACCAGCTTCGCTCCACCGGCGACATGCCGGCCAAGATGCTCGATCGCGTCTGGGAGATCCTGACGGTGACCGCCGTCGAGATGGAGCGGTTTGACGAGGCCAAGTCTTACGCCAAACGCGCCCCCGACACCGCCGCGGTCAAACAAGCACGCGCTCGCCTCGAGACGCAGACCGCCTGA
- a CDS encoding GAF domain-containing sensor histidine kinase, producing the protein MSTSGDRPFDEHTTPEALRALLDRHVNQQLLTAKLSRLALRARYADVLREAVEGLREGVDADNAEVLELVPSETSFHLRYAVGLDDATQFDEIEPAGSQTARGHALRHNQVVIVDDFDAQTRFERASRLTQRGIKASITVRIPGLKRPIGVLSAHSRHPGHFSNDDVEFIRTVANIIGECAESERSEEQRKRMYEELHRAMDVREEMLSVISHDLRSPASAIKLSLEVVRRAVKDPGGPITPEQVERAILKANSNLDRMMSMMDDLLTMSRAETDAFDINWEEVDLREVVEEAIADHERAIEASGSQISIEGPDVLVGQWDWVRVEQLVANLLSNAIKYGQGSPITITLEADEQTATLRIHDRGRGIPKGERKRIFERYVRVGPKKEGKGNNSYGLGLWIVKRVVDSLHGTIRVDSTPGEGTTFEVKLPRNVEAETR; encoded by the coding sequence ATGTCGACAAGCGGGGATCGACCGTTCGACGAGCACACCACGCCCGAGGCGTTGCGTGCCCTGCTCGATCGTCACGTCAACCAGCAACTGCTCACGGCCAAGCTGAGCAGGCTGGCGCTGCGTGCGCGCTACGCAGACGTGCTCCGTGAGGCCGTCGAGGGGTTGCGCGAGGGCGTCGACGCCGACAACGCCGAGGTGCTCGAGTTGGTGCCCAGCGAGACCAGCTTTCACCTGCGCTATGCGGTCGGCCTCGACGATGCCACCCAATTCGACGAGATCGAGCCGGCCGGCTCTCAAACCGCTCGTGGACACGCGCTTCGCCACAACCAGGTCGTCATCGTCGACGACTTCGACGCTCAGACACGCTTCGAGCGCGCGTCCAGGTTGACGCAGCGAGGCATCAAGGCCTCGATCACCGTGCGCATCCCTGGGCTCAAACGTCCCATCGGGGTGCTGAGCGCCCACTCGCGCCATCCCGGCCACTTCTCCAACGACGACGTCGAGTTTATCCGCACCGTCGCCAACATCATCGGCGAGTGCGCCGAGAGCGAGCGCTCCGAGGAGCAACGCAAGCGGATGTACGAGGAACTCCACCGCGCGATGGACGTGCGCGAGGAGATGCTCTCGGTCATTTCCCACGACCTGCGCAGCCCCGCCTCGGCCATTAAGCTGAGCCTCGAGGTGGTGCGCCGTGCCGTCAAAGATCCGGGCGGCCCGATCACTCCCGAGCAAGTCGAGCGTGCCATCCTCAAGGCAAACTCCAACCTCGACCGGATGATGTCGATGATGGACGACCTTCTGACGATGAGTCGGGCAGAGACCGACGCGTTTGACATCAACTGGGAGGAGGTCGACCTGCGAGAGGTGGTCGAAGAGGCGATCGCCGATCACGAGCGCGCCATCGAAGCCTCGGGGAGTCAGATCAGCATCGAGGGACCGGACGTCCTCGTCGGCCAATGGGACTGGGTGCGCGTCGAGCAACTCGTCGCCAACCTGCTGTCCAACGCCATCAAGTACGGGCAAGGAAGCCCGATCACGATTACGCTGGAGGCTGACGAGCAGACCGCCACCTTACGGATCCATGATCGGGGTCGAGGAATCCCCAAGGGCGAGCGCAAACGCATCTTCGAGCGCTATGTGCGCGTCGGCCCCAAAAAGGAGGGCAAGGGCAACAACAGCTACGGTTTGGGGTTGTGGATTGTGAAACGAGTCGTCGACTCGCTCCATGGAACCATCCGCGTCGACAGCACTCCGGGTGAGGGGACGACCTTCGAGGTGAAGCTGCCGCGCAACGTCGAGGCTGAGACGCGTTGA
- a CDS encoding response regulator — MSDQKLSTKELILVVDDEPMVLRVCRRILEREGYEVLLANDCEQAFAYLREDEGGEVSLLVCDIRMPEMQGDELAGELLELQPDLEVIFISGHAKEDAVNGFRKKARAKFLPKPFSADELLEAVATALAS; from the coding sequence GTGTCGGACCAGAAGTTGAGCACAAAAGAGCTGATTCTTGTAGTCGACGACGAGCCGATGGTGTTGCGTGTTTGCCGTCGAATCTTGGAGCGTGAGGGCTATGAAGTGTTGCTCGCCAATGACTGCGAGCAGGCGTTTGCTTACTTGCGCGAGGACGAAGGCGGCGAGGTGAGTCTGCTGGTATGTGATATCCGCATGCCCGAGATGCAGGGCGACGAGCTCGCCGGTGAGTTGTTGGAACTACAGCCGGACTTGGAAGTGATCTTTATCTCCGGACATGCCAAAGAAGATGCAGTCAACGGCTTTCGCAAAAAAGCCCGGGCGAAATTCTTGCCCAAGCCCTTTTCGGCAGACGAGTTGCTCGAGGCGGTCGCCACGGCGTTGGCGTCTTGA
- a CDS encoding GAF domain-containing sensor histidine kinase encodes MSLDETSVTRTNSEDVRVRLVEAFDVARLRREDAFQQMVEAASSVSGAPVAVVALVDRAHVRTISTVGVEPRDRPRDEVLGGKVIELGHSLLSEDLSTDRRFPKTKPMVEGQQVCFYFGQPLMIDSTIPIGTLTVLDFKPRRISAHQRAVLTSIARQVELQLEFIVRQEGTIESSGLAAKIAIDHQVSTRRQALTNFLLHDVINAATAVKADAEYVRGRTRGDGEVDEALDDITEAVDTMADLLHSAREILLDPEAALTSFARDIDLMDVIEEIVELHEYQFTKAKRRVYIVGHLRDPFVAGDRKLLREMIESLVGATLAATPPGTDAEIHLQELDSGTIELLYCDQGDTTADTLQARVRGPAFAGSANRDSEVEVARDSIQALSLCRMIVEAHGGTMSVDRMNHTGRRFRIHLPR; translated from the coding sequence TTGAGTCTCGACGAAACATCCGTCACACGCACCAATAGTGAAGACGTACGAGTGCGTCTGGTGGAGGCATTCGACGTGGCAAGGCTGCGCCGAGAGGACGCCTTCCAGCAGATGGTCGAAGCCGCGTCCTCGGTGTCTGGGGCACCGGTGGCAGTCGTCGCGCTGGTCGACCGCGCCCACGTGCGCACCATATCGACGGTGGGCGTCGAGCCGCGTGACCGCCCCCGAGACGAGGTCTTAGGTGGAAAGGTCATCGAACTTGGCCACTCGCTCTTGAGCGAAGACCTGTCAACAGACCGACGCTTTCCGAAGACCAAGCCGATGGTCGAAGGTCAGCAGGTCTGTTTCTATTTCGGTCAGCCGCTGATGATCGACAGCACCATTCCGATCGGCACGCTGACGGTGCTCGACTTCAAGCCCCGGCGTATCTCGGCGCATCAACGCGCCGTGCTCACCAGCATTGCGCGTCAGGTCGAACTCCAACTCGAGTTCATCGTGCGCCAAGAGGGGACGATCGAGTCGTCGGGGCTCGCCGCCAAGATCGCCATCGATCATCAGGTCAGCACTCGACGCCAGGCGCTGACCAATTTCCTGCTGCACGACGTGATCAACGCGGCGACGGCGGTTAAGGCCGACGCCGAGTACGTGCGCGGACGCACACGTGGCGACGGCGAGGTCGACGAAGCTCTCGACGATATCACCGAGGCGGTCGATACGATGGCCGACCTGCTGCACAGCGCGCGCGAAATCCTTCTCGACCCAGAGGCTGCGCTGACCTCTTTTGCACGCGACATCGACCTGATGGACGTGATCGAGGAGATCGTCGAGCTCCACGAGTATCAGTTCACCAAGGCGAAGCGGCGGGTGTATATCGTCGGTCACTTGCGCGATCCCTTTGTGGCCGGCGATCGAAAGCTGTTGCGCGAGATGATCGAGAGCCTGGTGGGGGCGACACTGGCGGCGACGCCGCCCGGAACCGACGCCGAGATTCACCTCCAAGAACTCGACTCGGGCACCATCGAATTGCTCTATTGCGATCAGGGCGATACGACCGCCGATACCCTCCAGGCGCGGGTGCGCGGGCCGGCGTTCGCCGGAAGTGCGAATCGCGACAGCGAGGTCGAAGTCGCCCGCGACTCCATCCAGGCGCTGTCCTTGTGTCGCATGATCGTCGAAGCTCACGGCGGCACGATGAGTGTCGACAGAATGAACCACACCGGTCGCCGCTTTCGCATTCACCTGCCCCGCTGA